The proteins below come from a single Drosophila suzukii chromosome X, CBGP_Dsuzu_IsoJpt1.0, whole genome shotgun sequence genomic window:
- the Grip84 gene encoding gamma-tubulin complex component 2 homolog isoform X4, producing the protein MSRVDPVRQVLADLISETQAPYTPETIVREFRATYERRLPLQELLNILVNISVKRPNFNEVTEEVTDILRRKDPMYALLVFATRYSKGTLTSRSNASSEMTSSLGSKFSLGSSSDNCSSAPSTGHSSAPSTAHSSAPSTAHSSGPATGSSRISLPQAQDIPTSTPVSNRKSGDFETSSAGGGGGGVFTRRRTSQRSTGSSKEDRDRGDLSVIKERVLSAVSNRSLNSYRSLTSDAPSSRANIANGSGAKTPTHSVVAPTGLPDEDRTHLLWDYYKVDGKKLQKLEIAALPVISQQNVLLSELLHCLTGVRENSLVPLQPDHTSVGLAKFETSFAIHMQLDRSLAELVQDILPLASYFMGIQKIVTATDGQGQVVNSLNEALQELTHDYYLLIVQADAELKHQRLTLQKLLYYLQPTIWVLEEIWTSLVDIQLSNHCDAAVLSYLHERIKRLEGDRQAQRLIIGLARKAAEPYMRMLKLWIQKGVIVDRNQEFLVEDNEVIHRDELPEHYSDDYWEKRYTVRRGHIPSFLEKYSDKILRTGKYLNVIRQCGKRVMPTQEMRLEFDPTSELHVSVINDAYYFAARMLLDVLLAENDLMGHLQSVKRYLLLNQGDFTMQFMDACEDELSKNVDQVLPMTLENLLGLTLRLSSARNDPYKDDLHCELLPYDLVTQMSKIMNQKEEYWQSQHRLELSGIECFAFTYEVKWPVSLVLNHIAISKYQMLFRQLFYCKHVERQLCKIWKENSIAKKFSPQAAELYRSAFTLRQRMMNAIQNLEYYMMIEIIEPNWHIFIEKMKKVENVDNVLRLHQDFLDSCLKNCMLTESSEMNRSIFKLCNVCLKFCDFIQLIKIQII; encoded by the exons ATGAGCAGAGTCGATCCGGTGCGCCAAGTGCTTGCCGATTTGATCAGCGAGACGCA GGCACCCTACACACCCGAGACCATCGTGCGCGAATTCCGGGCCACCTACGAGCGGCGTCTGCCCCTCCAGGAGCTGCTCAACATCCTAGTGAACATCAGCGTAAAGCGCCCCAACTTCAACGAAGTGACCGAGGAGGTCACGGACATCCTGAGGCGCAAGGATCCCATGTACGCACTGCTCGTCTTCGCCACACGCTACAGTAAGGGCACCCTGACCTCCAGATCCAACGCCAGCAGCGAGATGACCTCCTCGCTGGGTAGCAAGTTCTCGCTGGGCTCCTCGTCGGACAACTGCTCTTCCGCCCCCTCAACGGGCCACTCGTCGGCACCATCAACGGCACACTCATCGGCACCATCAACGGCACACTCATCGGGTCCAGCAACGGGCTCGTCCAGAATAAGCCTGCCGCAGGCCCAGGACATTCCCACCTCGACGCCGGTGAGCAACAGGAAGAGCGGCGACTTCGAGACCAGCTCCGCCGgcggtggaggaggaggagtctTCACCAGGCGCCGCACATCGCAGCGTAGTACAGGATCAAGCAAGGAGGACCGGGATCGCGGCGACTTGAGTGTG ATCAAGGAGCGCGTGCTGAGCGCCGTTTCCAACCGTTCACTCAACAGCTACCGCTCGCTGACCAGCGATGCACCCAGCAGCAGAGCGAACATCGCCAATGGCAGCGGTGCCAAGACGCCAACGCACTCCGTGGTGGCGCCCACAGGCCTGCCCGATGAGGACCGCACCCATTTGCTGTGGGACTACTACAAGGTGGACGGGAAGAAGCTGCAGAAGCTGGAGATCGCTGCCCTGCCGGTGATTAGCCAACAGAATGTGCTGCTCAGCGAGCTTCTGCACTGCCTCACGGGCGTGCGCGAGAATTCCCTGGTGCCCCTGCAGCCCGACCATACCAGCGTGGGACTGGCCAAGTTCGAGACGAGCTTTGCCATTCACATGCAGCTCGACCGCTCGCTGGCGGAGCTGGTGCAGGACATCCTGCCACTGGCCTCCTACTTTATGGGCATACAGAAGATTGTCACGGCCACCGATGGTCAGGGTCAGGTGGTCAACTCGCTGAACGAGGCACTGCAGGAGCTTACCCACGACTACTAT CTATTGATCGTACAAGCCGATGCGGAGCTAAAGCACCAGCGGCTGACGTTGCAGAAGTTACTTTACTACCTGCAGCCGACGATCTGGGTGTTGGAGGAGATCTGGACGTCGTTAGTGGACATACAGCTAAGCAATCACTGCGATGCCGCTGTGCTGTCGTATCTGCACGAGCGGATCAAGCGACTGGAGGGCGACCGGCAGGCCCAGCGGCTGATCATTGGACTGGCGCGCAAAGCGGCTGAGCCGTACATGCGTATGCTGAAGCTGTGGATCCAGAAGGGTGTGATTGTGGACCGCAACCAGGAGTTCCTTGTGGAGGACAACGAGGTTATTCACCGCGACGAGTTGCCAGAGCACTACTCGGACGACTACTGGGAGAAGCGCTACACAGTTCGCCGCGGCCACATACCttcgtttttggaaaagtaCTCGGACAAGATTCTGCGCACCGGCAAGTATCTCAATGTGATCCGGCAGTGCGGCAAGCGGGTGATGCCCACGCAGGAGATGCGCCTTGAGTTCGACCCGACCAGCGAGCTGCATGTGTCCGTGATCAACGACGCCTACTACTTTGCCGCACGCATGCTGCTGGACGTGCTGCTGGCGGAGAACGACTTGATGGGCCACCTGCAGTCGGTGAAGCGTTACTTGCTGCTCAATCAAGGCGACTTCACCATGCAGTTCATGGACGCGTGCGAGGACGAGCTGTCCAAGAACGTCGACCAGGTGCTGCCCATGACGCTGGAGAACCTACTGGGGCTCACGCTGCGCCTTTCCTCGGCTCGGAACGATCCCTACAAGGACGATCTGCACTGCGAGCTGCTGCCCTATGACCTGGTCACGCAAATGTCCAAGATAATGAACCAGAAGGAGGAGTACTGGCAGTCGCAGCATCGCCTTGAGCTTAGCGGCATCGAGTGCTTCGCCTTCACATACGAGGTCAAGTGGCCCGTGTCGCTGGTGCTAAACCACATCGCCATCTCCAAGTACCAGATGCTCTTTCGGCAGCTCTTCTACTGCAAGCACGTGGAGCGTCAGCTTTGCAA GATTTGGAAGGAGAACTCTATTGCCAAAAAGTTCTCGCCGCAAGCGGCTGAACTTTACCGATCGGCATTCACTCTGCGCCAGCGCATGATGAACGCCATCCAGAACCTGGAGTACTACATGATGATCGAGATCATCGAACCCAACTGGCACATCTTTATCGAAAAGATGAAGAAGGTGGAGAATGTGGACAACGTGCTGCGCCTGCATCAGGACTTCCTCGACTCGTGCCTCAAGAACTGCATGCTGACAGAGTCCTCGGAAATGAACCGCTCTATTTTCAAGCTGTGCAACGTCTGTCTCAAGTTCTGCGACTTCATCCAG
- the Grip84 gene encoding gamma-tubulin complex component 2 homolog isoform X2: MSRVDPVRQVLADLISETQAPYTPETIVREFRATYERRLPLQELLNILVNISVKRPNFNEVTEEVTDILRRKDPMYALLVFATRYSKGTLTSRSNASSEMTSSLGSKFSLGSSSDNCSSAPSTGHSSAPSTAHSSAPSTAHSSGPATGSSRISLPQAQDIPTSTPVSNRKSGDFETSSAGGGGGGVFTRRRTSQRSTGSSKEDRDRGDLSVIKERVLSAVSNRSLNSYRSLTSDAPSSRANIANGSGAKTPTHSVVAPTGLPDEDRTHLLWDYYKVDGKKLQKLEIAALPVISQQNVLLSELLHCLTGVRENSLVPLQPDHTSVGLAKFETSFAIHMQLDRSLAELVQDILPLASYFMGIQKIVTATDGQGQVVNSLNEALQELTHDYYLLIVQADAELKHQRLTLQKLLYYLQPTIWVLEEIWTSLVDIQLSNHCDAAVLSYLHERIKRLEGDRQAQRLIIGLARKAAEPYMRMLKLWIQKGVIVDRNQEFLVEDNEVIHRDELPEHYSDDYWEKRYTVRRGHIPSFLEKYSDKILRTGKYLNVIRQCGKRVMPTQEMRLEFDPTSELHVSVINDAYYFAARMLLDVLLAENDLMGHLQSVKRYLLLNQGDFTMQFMDACEDELSKNVDQVLPMTLENLLGLTLRLSSARNDPYKDDLHCELLPYDLVTQMSKIMNQKEEYWQSQHRLELSGIECFAFTYEVKWPVSLVLNHIAISKYQMLFRQLFYCKHVERQLCKIWKENSIAKKFSPQAAELYRSAFTLRQRMMNAIQNLEYYMMIEIIEPNWHIFIEKMKKVENVDNVLRLHQDFLDSCLKNCMLTESSEMNRSIFKLCNVCLKFCDFIQRSQRFFLDAELKSMVCDTHDSADSSESEPESSHRSQLETSLDPEDTFSERVTRFDLEFTGLLISFLQQINTMAKKNTADRFMNLVHRINFNAFYSDQMDKLCAKDAMGQANS; the protein is encoded by the exons ATGAGCAGAGTCGATCCGGTGCGCCAAGTGCTTGCCGATTTGATCAGCGAGACGCA GGCACCCTACACACCCGAGACCATCGTGCGCGAATTCCGGGCCACCTACGAGCGGCGTCTGCCCCTCCAGGAGCTGCTCAACATCCTAGTGAACATCAGCGTAAAGCGCCCCAACTTCAACGAAGTGACCGAGGAGGTCACGGACATCCTGAGGCGCAAGGATCCCATGTACGCACTGCTCGTCTTCGCCACACGCTACAGTAAGGGCACCCTGACCTCCAGATCCAACGCCAGCAGCGAGATGACCTCCTCGCTGGGTAGCAAGTTCTCGCTGGGCTCCTCGTCGGACAACTGCTCTTCCGCCCCCTCAACGGGCCACTCGTCGGCACCATCAACGGCACACTCATCGGCACCATCAACGGCACACTCATCGGGTCCAGCAACGGGCTCGTCCAGAATAAGCCTGCCGCAGGCCCAGGACATTCCCACCTCGACGCCGGTGAGCAACAGGAAGAGCGGCGACTTCGAGACCAGCTCCGCCGgcggtggaggaggaggagtctTCACCAGGCGCCGCACATCGCAGCGTAGTACAGGATCAAGCAAGGAGGACCGGGATCGCGGCGACTTGAGTGTG ATCAAGGAGCGCGTGCTGAGCGCCGTTTCCAACCGTTCACTCAACAGCTACCGCTCGCTGACCAGCGATGCACCCAGCAGCAGAGCGAACATCGCCAATGGCAGCGGTGCCAAGACGCCAACGCACTCCGTGGTGGCGCCCACAGGCCTGCCCGATGAGGACCGCACCCATTTGCTGTGGGACTACTACAAGGTGGACGGGAAGAAGCTGCAGAAGCTGGAGATCGCTGCCCTGCCGGTGATTAGCCAACAGAATGTGCTGCTCAGCGAGCTTCTGCACTGCCTCACGGGCGTGCGCGAGAATTCCCTGGTGCCCCTGCAGCCCGACCATACCAGCGTGGGACTGGCCAAGTTCGAGACGAGCTTTGCCATTCACATGCAGCTCGACCGCTCGCTGGCGGAGCTGGTGCAGGACATCCTGCCACTGGCCTCCTACTTTATGGGCATACAGAAGATTGTCACGGCCACCGATGGTCAGGGTCAGGTGGTCAACTCGCTGAACGAGGCACTGCAGGAGCTTACCCACGACTACTAT CTATTGATCGTACAAGCCGATGCGGAGCTAAAGCACCAGCGGCTGACGTTGCAGAAGTTACTTTACTACCTGCAGCCGACGATCTGGGTGTTGGAGGAGATCTGGACGTCGTTAGTGGACATACAGCTAAGCAATCACTGCGATGCCGCTGTGCTGTCGTATCTGCACGAGCGGATCAAGCGACTGGAGGGCGACCGGCAGGCCCAGCGGCTGATCATTGGACTGGCGCGCAAAGCGGCTGAGCCGTACATGCGTATGCTGAAGCTGTGGATCCAGAAGGGTGTGATTGTGGACCGCAACCAGGAGTTCCTTGTGGAGGACAACGAGGTTATTCACCGCGACGAGTTGCCAGAGCACTACTCGGACGACTACTGGGAGAAGCGCTACACAGTTCGCCGCGGCCACATACCttcgtttttggaaaagtaCTCGGACAAGATTCTGCGCACCGGCAAGTATCTCAATGTGATCCGGCAGTGCGGCAAGCGGGTGATGCCCACGCAGGAGATGCGCCTTGAGTTCGACCCGACCAGCGAGCTGCATGTGTCCGTGATCAACGACGCCTACTACTTTGCCGCACGCATGCTGCTGGACGTGCTGCTGGCGGAGAACGACTTGATGGGCCACCTGCAGTCGGTGAAGCGTTACTTGCTGCTCAATCAAGGCGACTTCACCATGCAGTTCATGGACGCGTGCGAGGACGAGCTGTCCAAGAACGTCGACCAGGTGCTGCCCATGACGCTGGAGAACCTACTGGGGCTCACGCTGCGCCTTTCCTCGGCTCGGAACGATCCCTACAAGGACGATCTGCACTGCGAGCTGCTGCCCTATGACCTGGTCACGCAAATGTCCAAGATAATGAACCAGAAGGAGGAGTACTGGCAGTCGCAGCATCGCCTTGAGCTTAGCGGCATCGAGTGCTTCGCCTTCACATACGAGGTCAAGTGGCCCGTGTCGCTGGTGCTAAACCACATCGCCATCTCCAAGTACCAGATGCTCTTTCGGCAGCTCTTCTACTGCAAGCACGTGGAGCGTCAGCTTTGCAA GATTTGGAAGGAGAACTCTATTGCCAAAAAGTTCTCGCCGCAAGCGGCTGAACTTTACCGATCGGCATTCACTCTGCGCCAGCGCATGATGAACGCCATCCAGAACCTGGAGTACTACATGATGATCGAGATCATCGAACCCAACTGGCACATCTTTATCGAAAAGATGAAGAAGGTGGAGAATGTGGACAACGTGCTGCGCCTGCATCAGGACTTCCTCGACTCGTGCCTCAAGAACTGCATGCTGACAGAGTCCTCGGAAATGAACCGCTCTATTTTCAAGCTGTGCAACGTCTGTCTCAAGTTCTGCGACTTCATCCAG CGCTCGCAGCGTTTCTTCCTGGACGCCGAGCTCAAGTCGATGGTATGTGACACCCACGAC
- the Grip84 gene encoding gamma-tubulin complex component 2 homolog isoform X1: MSRVDPVRQVLADLISETQAPYTPETIVREFRATYERRLPLQELLNILVNISVKRPNFNEVTEEVTDILRRKDPMYALLVFATRYSKGTLTSRSNASSEMTSSLGSKFSLGSSSDNCSSAPSTGHSSAPSTAHSSAPSTAHSSGPATGSSRISLPQAQDIPTSTPVSNRKSGDFETSSAGGGGGGVFTRRRTSQRSTGSSKEDRDRGDLSVIKERVLSAVSNRSLNSYRSLTSDAPSSRANIANGSGAKTPTHSVVAPTGLPDEDRTHLLWDYYKVDGKKLQKLEIAALPVISQQNVLLSELLHCLTGVRENSLVPLQPDHTSVGLAKFETSFAIHMQLDRSLAELVQDILPLASYFMGIQKIVTATDGQGQVVNSLNEALQELTHDYYLLIVQADAELKHQRLTLQKLLYYLQPTIWVLEEIWTSLVDIQLSNHCDAAVLSYLHERIKRLEGDRQAQRLIIGLARKAAEPYMRMLKLWIQKGVIVDRNQEFLVEDNEVIHRDELPEHYSDDYWEKRYTVRRGHIPSFLEKYSDKILRTGKYLNVIRQCGKRVMPTQEMRLEFDPTSELHVSVINDAYYFAARMLLDVLLAENDLMGHLQSVKRYLLLNQGDFTMQFMDACEDELSKNVDQVLPMTLENLLGLTLRLSSARNDPYKDDLHCELLPYDLVTQMSKIMNQKEEYWQSQHRLELSGIECFAFTYEVKWPVSLVLNHIAISKYQMLFRQLFYCKHVERQLCKIWKENSIAKKFSPQAAELYRSAFTLRQRMMNAIQNLEYYMMIEIIEPNWHIFIEKMKKVENVDNVLRLHQDFLDSCLKNCMLTESSEMNRSIFKLCNVCLKFCDFIQRSQRFFLDAELKSMVCDTHDSADSSESEPESSHRSQVQLETSLDPEDTFSERVTRFDLEFTGLLISFLQQINTMAKKNTADRFMNLVHRINFNAFYSDQMDKLCAKDAMGQANS, translated from the exons ATGAGCAGAGTCGATCCGGTGCGCCAAGTGCTTGCCGATTTGATCAGCGAGACGCA GGCACCCTACACACCCGAGACCATCGTGCGCGAATTCCGGGCCACCTACGAGCGGCGTCTGCCCCTCCAGGAGCTGCTCAACATCCTAGTGAACATCAGCGTAAAGCGCCCCAACTTCAACGAAGTGACCGAGGAGGTCACGGACATCCTGAGGCGCAAGGATCCCATGTACGCACTGCTCGTCTTCGCCACACGCTACAGTAAGGGCACCCTGACCTCCAGATCCAACGCCAGCAGCGAGATGACCTCCTCGCTGGGTAGCAAGTTCTCGCTGGGCTCCTCGTCGGACAACTGCTCTTCCGCCCCCTCAACGGGCCACTCGTCGGCACCATCAACGGCACACTCATCGGCACCATCAACGGCACACTCATCGGGTCCAGCAACGGGCTCGTCCAGAATAAGCCTGCCGCAGGCCCAGGACATTCCCACCTCGACGCCGGTGAGCAACAGGAAGAGCGGCGACTTCGAGACCAGCTCCGCCGgcggtggaggaggaggagtctTCACCAGGCGCCGCACATCGCAGCGTAGTACAGGATCAAGCAAGGAGGACCGGGATCGCGGCGACTTGAGTGTG ATCAAGGAGCGCGTGCTGAGCGCCGTTTCCAACCGTTCACTCAACAGCTACCGCTCGCTGACCAGCGATGCACCCAGCAGCAGAGCGAACATCGCCAATGGCAGCGGTGCCAAGACGCCAACGCACTCCGTGGTGGCGCCCACAGGCCTGCCCGATGAGGACCGCACCCATTTGCTGTGGGACTACTACAAGGTGGACGGGAAGAAGCTGCAGAAGCTGGAGATCGCTGCCCTGCCGGTGATTAGCCAACAGAATGTGCTGCTCAGCGAGCTTCTGCACTGCCTCACGGGCGTGCGCGAGAATTCCCTGGTGCCCCTGCAGCCCGACCATACCAGCGTGGGACTGGCCAAGTTCGAGACGAGCTTTGCCATTCACATGCAGCTCGACCGCTCGCTGGCGGAGCTGGTGCAGGACATCCTGCCACTGGCCTCCTACTTTATGGGCATACAGAAGATTGTCACGGCCACCGATGGTCAGGGTCAGGTGGTCAACTCGCTGAACGAGGCACTGCAGGAGCTTACCCACGACTACTAT CTATTGATCGTACAAGCCGATGCGGAGCTAAAGCACCAGCGGCTGACGTTGCAGAAGTTACTTTACTACCTGCAGCCGACGATCTGGGTGTTGGAGGAGATCTGGACGTCGTTAGTGGACATACAGCTAAGCAATCACTGCGATGCCGCTGTGCTGTCGTATCTGCACGAGCGGATCAAGCGACTGGAGGGCGACCGGCAGGCCCAGCGGCTGATCATTGGACTGGCGCGCAAAGCGGCTGAGCCGTACATGCGTATGCTGAAGCTGTGGATCCAGAAGGGTGTGATTGTGGACCGCAACCAGGAGTTCCTTGTGGAGGACAACGAGGTTATTCACCGCGACGAGTTGCCAGAGCACTACTCGGACGACTACTGGGAGAAGCGCTACACAGTTCGCCGCGGCCACATACCttcgtttttggaaaagtaCTCGGACAAGATTCTGCGCACCGGCAAGTATCTCAATGTGATCCGGCAGTGCGGCAAGCGGGTGATGCCCACGCAGGAGATGCGCCTTGAGTTCGACCCGACCAGCGAGCTGCATGTGTCCGTGATCAACGACGCCTACTACTTTGCCGCACGCATGCTGCTGGACGTGCTGCTGGCGGAGAACGACTTGATGGGCCACCTGCAGTCGGTGAAGCGTTACTTGCTGCTCAATCAAGGCGACTTCACCATGCAGTTCATGGACGCGTGCGAGGACGAGCTGTCCAAGAACGTCGACCAGGTGCTGCCCATGACGCTGGAGAACCTACTGGGGCTCACGCTGCGCCTTTCCTCGGCTCGGAACGATCCCTACAAGGACGATCTGCACTGCGAGCTGCTGCCCTATGACCTGGTCACGCAAATGTCCAAGATAATGAACCAGAAGGAGGAGTACTGGCAGTCGCAGCATCGCCTTGAGCTTAGCGGCATCGAGTGCTTCGCCTTCACATACGAGGTCAAGTGGCCCGTGTCGCTGGTGCTAAACCACATCGCCATCTCCAAGTACCAGATGCTCTTTCGGCAGCTCTTCTACTGCAAGCACGTGGAGCGTCAGCTTTGCAA GATTTGGAAGGAGAACTCTATTGCCAAAAAGTTCTCGCCGCAAGCGGCTGAACTTTACCGATCGGCATTCACTCTGCGCCAGCGCATGATGAACGCCATCCAGAACCTGGAGTACTACATGATGATCGAGATCATCGAACCCAACTGGCACATCTTTATCGAAAAGATGAAGAAGGTGGAGAATGTGGACAACGTGCTGCGCCTGCATCAGGACTTCCTCGACTCGTGCCTCAAGAACTGCATGCTGACAGAGTCCTCGGAAATGAACCGCTCTATTTTCAAGCTGTGCAACGTCTGTCTCAAGTTCTGCGACTTCATCCAG CGCTCGCAGCGTTTCTTCCTGGACGCCGAGCTCAAGTCGATGGTATGTGACACCCACGAC
- the Grip84 gene encoding gamma-tubulin complex component 2 homolog isoform X3: MSRVDPVRQVLADLISETQAPYTPETIVREFRATYERRLPLQELLNILVNISVKRPNFNEVTEEVTDILRRKDPMYALLVFATRYSKGTLTSRSNASSEMTSSLGSKFSLGSSSDNCSSAPSTGHSSAPSTAHSSAPSTAHSSGPATGSSRISLPQAQDIPTSTPVSNRKSGDFETSSAGGGGGGVFTRRRTSQRSTGSSKEDRDRGDLSVIKERVLSAVSNRSLNSYRSLTSDAPSSRANIANGSGAKTPTHSVVAPTGLPDEDRTHLLWDYYKVDGKKLQKLEIAALPVISQQNVLLSELLHCLTGVRENSLVPLQPDHTSVGLAKFETSFAIHMQLDRSLAELVQDILPLASYFMGIQKIVTATDGQGQVVNSLNEALQELTHDYYLLIVQADAELKHQRLTLQKLLYYLQPTIWVLEEIWTSLVDIQLSNHCDAAVLSYLHERIKRLEGDRQAQRLIIGLARKAAEPYMRMLKLWIQKGVIVDRNQEFLVEDNEVIHRDELPEHYSDDYWEKRYTVRRGHIPSFLEKYSDKILRTGKYLNVIRQCGKRVMPTQEMRLEFDPTSELHVSVINDAYYFAARMLLDVLLAENDLMGHLQSVKRYLLLNQGDFTMQFMDACEDELSKNVDQVLPMTLENLLGLTLRLSSARNDPYKDDLHCELLPYDLVTQMSKIMNQKEEYWQSQHRLELSGIECFAFTYEVKWPVSLVLNHIAISKYQMLFRQLFYCKHVERQLCKIWKENSIAKKFSPQAAELYRSAFTLRQRMMNAIQNLEYYMMIEIIEPNWHIFIEKMKKVENVDNVLRLHQDFLDSCLKNCMLTESSEMNRSIFKLCNVCLKFCDFIQLETSLDPEDTFSERVTRFDLEFTGLLISFLQQINTMAKKNTADRFMNLVHRINFNAFYSDQMDKLCAKDAMGQANS, translated from the exons ATGAGCAGAGTCGATCCGGTGCGCCAAGTGCTTGCCGATTTGATCAGCGAGACGCA GGCACCCTACACACCCGAGACCATCGTGCGCGAATTCCGGGCCACCTACGAGCGGCGTCTGCCCCTCCAGGAGCTGCTCAACATCCTAGTGAACATCAGCGTAAAGCGCCCCAACTTCAACGAAGTGACCGAGGAGGTCACGGACATCCTGAGGCGCAAGGATCCCATGTACGCACTGCTCGTCTTCGCCACACGCTACAGTAAGGGCACCCTGACCTCCAGATCCAACGCCAGCAGCGAGATGACCTCCTCGCTGGGTAGCAAGTTCTCGCTGGGCTCCTCGTCGGACAACTGCTCTTCCGCCCCCTCAACGGGCCACTCGTCGGCACCATCAACGGCACACTCATCGGCACCATCAACGGCACACTCATCGGGTCCAGCAACGGGCTCGTCCAGAATAAGCCTGCCGCAGGCCCAGGACATTCCCACCTCGACGCCGGTGAGCAACAGGAAGAGCGGCGACTTCGAGACCAGCTCCGCCGgcggtggaggaggaggagtctTCACCAGGCGCCGCACATCGCAGCGTAGTACAGGATCAAGCAAGGAGGACCGGGATCGCGGCGACTTGAGTGTG ATCAAGGAGCGCGTGCTGAGCGCCGTTTCCAACCGTTCACTCAACAGCTACCGCTCGCTGACCAGCGATGCACCCAGCAGCAGAGCGAACATCGCCAATGGCAGCGGTGCCAAGACGCCAACGCACTCCGTGGTGGCGCCCACAGGCCTGCCCGATGAGGACCGCACCCATTTGCTGTGGGACTACTACAAGGTGGACGGGAAGAAGCTGCAGAAGCTGGAGATCGCTGCCCTGCCGGTGATTAGCCAACAGAATGTGCTGCTCAGCGAGCTTCTGCACTGCCTCACGGGCGTGCGCGAGAATTCCCTGGTGCCCCTGCAGCCCGACCATACCAGCGTGGGACTGGCCAAGTTCGAGACGAGCTTTGCCATTCACATGCAGCTCGACCGCTCGCTGGCGGAGCTGGTGCAGGACATCCTGCCACTGGCCTCCTACTTTATGGGCATACAGAAGATTGTCACGGCCACCGATGGTCAGGGTCAGGTGGTCAACTCGCTGAACGAGGCACTGCAGGAGCTTACCCACGACTACTAT CTATTGATCGTACAAGCCGATGCGGAGCTAAAGCACCAGCGGCTGACGTTGCAGAAGTTACTTTACTACCTGCAGCCGACGATCTGGGTGTTGGAGGAGATCTGGACGTCGTTAGTGGACATACAGCTAAGCAATCACTGCGATGCCGCTGTGCTGTCGTATCTGCACGAGCGGATCAAGCGACTGGAGGGCGACCGGCAGGCCCAGCGGCTGATCATTGGACTGGCGCGCAAAGCGGCTGAGCCGTACATGCGTATGCTGAAGCTGTGGATCCAGAAGGGTGTGATTGTGGACCGCAACCAGGAGTTCCTTGTGGAGGACAACGAGGTTATTCACCGCGACGAGTTGCCAGAGCACTACTCGGACGACTACTGGGAGAAGCGCTACACAGTTCGCCGCGGCCACATACCttcgtttttggaaaagtaCTCGGACAAGATTCTGCGCACCGGCAAGTATCTCAATGTGATCCGGCAGTGCGGCAAGCGGGTGATGCCCACGCAGGAGATGCGCCTTGAGTTCGACCCGACCAGCGAGCTGCATGTGTCCGTGATCAACGACGCCTACTACTTTGCCGCACGCATGCTGCTGGACGTGCTGCTGGCGGAGAACGACTTGATGGGCCACCTGCAGTCGGTGAAGCGTTACTTGCTGCTCAATCAAGGCGACTTCACCATGCAGTTCATGGACGCGTGCGAGGACGAGCTGTCCAAGAACGTCGACCAGGTGCTGCCCATGACGCTGGAGAACCTACTGGGGCTCACGCTGCGCCTTTCCTCGGCTCGGAACGATCCCTACAAGGACGATCTGCACTGCGAGCTGCTGCCCTATGACCTGGTCACGCAAATGTCCAAGATAATGAACCAGAAGGAGGAGTACTGGCAGTCGCAGCATCGCCTTGAGCTTAGCGGCATCGAGTGCTTCGCCTTCACATACGAGGTCAAGTGGCCCGTGTCGCTGGTGCTAAACCACATCGCCATCTCCAAGTACCAGATGCTCTTTCGGCAGCTCTTCTACTGCAAGCACGTGGAGCGTCAGCTTTGCAA GATTTGGAAGGAGAACTCTATTGCCAAAAAGTTCTCGCCGCAAGCGGCTGAACTTTACCGATCGGCATTCACTCTGCGCCAGCGCATGATGAACGCCATCCAGAACCTGGAGTACTACATGATGATCGAGATCATCGAACCCAACTGGCACATCTTTATCGAAAAGATGAAGAAGGTGGAGAATGTGGACAACGTGCTGCGCCTGCATCAGGACTTCCTCGACTCGTGCCTCAAGAACTGCATGCTGACAGAGTCCTCGGAAATGAACCGCTCTATTTTCAAGCTGTGCAACGTCTGTCTCAAGTTCTGCGACTTCATCCAG